A single genomic interval of Armigeres subalbatus isolate Guangzhou_Male chromosome 1, GZ_Asu_2, whole genome shotgun sequence harbors:
- the LOC134210384 gene encoding uncharacterized protein LOC134210384, protein MNQREEFTLLIRTIQDHTGLFEFTVEQLKIKWANLTRKYKLLITPPAGGATENGETTPGGWGYFDLLHEFMSSQHTINPSIVINSCGIVVENSNNNFPNDDELHVAGPSDVHPDGSNVSSPETATQSAESMAEQSNRKRKRNRCTQQDTFEFFVEESKREKMKEESSLRYRSLLPELKTSCC, encoded by the exons GACTATACAAGACCATACGGGACTGTTCGAATTTACAGTGGAGCAGCTTAAAATAAAATGGGCAAACTTGACCAGGAAGTACAAG CTACTTATCACTCCTCCCGCTGGAGGTGCCACGGAGAATGGTGAGACAACACCAGGCGGTTGGGGATATTTCGATCTACTCCACGAATTCATGTCATCACAACACACCATCAATCCTTCGATTGTTATCAACAGCTGTGGAATTGTAGTGGAGAATTCCAATAACAATTTTCCCAATGATGACGAGTTACATGTGGCGGGGCCGTCCGATGTTCATCCAGATGGATCTAATGTTTCAAGTCCTGAGACAGCAACGCAGAGTGCAGAAAGTATGGCTGAACAATCCAACAGGAAACGGAAGCGAAACCGATGTACACAGCAGGACACGTTTGAATTTTTTGTCGAAGAGTCGAAGAGGgaaaaaatgaaggaagaaagttCTTTACGCTACCGAAGTCTATTGCCGGAGCTCAAAACATCGTGTTGCTAA